The DNA segment CTAACAGTTCCATCTCTAAATACATACACATTATGAATTGCACGGAGTAAACCTTTTTCAATAATCTCTGGTGTTTTGTTTTTTGAGACAAGGCCGATAACCCCTTTTAGTTTTATGCCTGATGGACAGCCCCCTATTTTTTTCTTTGCTGCCTCGAGAAGTTGGTGGATGTTTATCTCCAAGTGTCCATGTGTTCCCGTGGTCTTTGTTTTCCCACCACAGTTTGCACAAACGGGCAATGGCTGTTTCGTCTTACATTTTTCGCAGACCCTGATTTCAATGTCAACCACAATTCGGTCCTTCTCCACATCGTTAAACAATCGCTGGGTTCCACCTTCCGTGCCAATCGGGAACAACACCCTTACTGGTGGTGACATCTTCCGTTCAGATGCCTTCTCAGGCCTTGCCATTCTTGTCCCGATTCTCGTCGGTGATTTTGCCTTGATTTTCACACCTGCTAGCAGAGAAACATAAGAAACTGGCTCCTGAGCATCCTGCTGGAGTGCAACCCTCCGCACAATTTCTCCTTCTTTCACTTCAAGACCGAGACAACGCACAAGAGCATACCCATAGCGGTCCAGCACACAGTTTCCACCAGTCACAGTATGTAATGCCCCCAGTTTCAAAAGAATTTCCTTTATTTCTGGATTGTGTGGAAGTTTAAGCTTCCCATTCTCAAACTTCCCATTTTTCTCTACATATTCAGAAAGCGTGTTGATTTCTTTCACATTTACATCATGCCAGAAAAGATTGTAGGCAGGAGAGAGAGGTACATCGTATTTCTGGCTCAATCTGAATGCGTCCTCTGGCGTCAAATCTAGAAGTTCTTGGGGTTTGTAGTCCTGTGTTTTTTCAAGCACCTCTTGAATCCACCACTCAAATGCATAAGTGCCTGGCATCAACGGATGGTTGTTTTCAAAAAACTCACCAAATGGTACTAGAATTTCACCAAGGTCTACTATCTTCACTATTTTCTCATTCAATGCTAGATAATCCTTCAGGTCATTTAGCTGAATAAAACTCCCATCTGTGAGCAAAACCATTGGCCCTTCTGCAAGGTCGCAAGGTGTAAGGGCTGCGGCTTTGCCAGGTCTCTCAATTTTTAGTTGTGTTCCTATCGCGATAAAGTCGTTTACAATGTGCATTGAAACTGGATTCACAGCAAGGGCCGCAATGCCAGTTGTTCTTGTCCTTCCGTATCTGAGCCGAAAACCGCCTTTCCTGCTCGGGTGCGAAAAGATTGGTCTTCCACCTACAATCTCCTTGATGTATTTTTCTGACGGCTCAATTTTACCTGCATCTTTCTCCACTTTTATCAGAGTATTGAGAAACTCCCAGCCATCAATTTTCAGTTTATCAATGTGCTTCTTGAGTTTGGCAGCTTTAAGGCAGAGCCCCTCTGCAATCACTAGACATGCACCACCTCTAACATAATCAGTTTCAAATCTTTTAAGCCCTTTTTTTGAGACAGTATAATCCTTTTCAGTTGGTTCACCATCTATACAAATCGGACAATTCCTTACAATTGTTTCAATTTCCTGAGGAGTTGGCGTATACTGAAGATGCTGCGCTCGTTTGTAAAGTGGCACCTCCTCTTTGTATCTTTCAATCTCATCTTCAGTGGGGATGTATCTTCCTAACCCTAATTTTCTTCTAACCACATCTGCAATCAGCACACTCATCGCTGTGGCAGTACCGCCTGCACTTCTTATCGGGCCAGCGTAAAACACTGCAGCGTATTCTGAACCATCGTGGTTTTGCATTATCTTTACTTTTGAAATTCCTTCCAGTGGCGCTACAAGAATACCTTCAGTCAGCACAGCAATTCCCACACGGATTGCCTTCTCCATTGCTTCCTCTCGTGAACCTTTTGAACTCTCTGCAATTTCCTGGGCAATTAGTAAGGCTACACTTTCCCTGCTGTTGTCTTTGCTCAGTTGTTTGATTCTCTCAGCAACGCCTTTCACATCATAGTTTCTCAGGAGTTGC comes from the Thermoplasmata archaeon genome and includes:
- a CDS encoding DNA polymerase II large subunit, whose translation is MGRDYYRNVEKYFEDLENAAKKCYEIGNSARKLGLDPAPEVEIPTASDLAERVEQLLRNYDVKGVAERIKQLSKDNSRESVALLIAQEIAESSKGSREEAMEKAIRVGIAVLTEGILVAPLEGISKVKIMQNHDGSEYAAVFYAGPIRSAGGTATAMSVLIADVVRRKLGLGRYIPTEDEIERYKEEVPLYKRAQHLQYTPTPQEIETIVRNCPICIDGEPTEKDYTVSKKGLKRFETDYVRGGACLVIAEGLCLKAAKLKKHIDKLKIDGWEFLNTLIKVEKDAGKIEPSEKYIKEIVGGRPIFSHPSRKGGFRLRYGRTRTTGIAALAVNPVSMHIVNDFIAIGTQLKIERPGKAAALTPCDLAEGPMVLLTDGSFIQLNDLKDYLALNEKIVKIVDLGEILVPFGEFFENNHPLMPGTYAFEWWIQEVLEKTQDYKPQELLDLTPEDAFRLSQKYDVPLSPAYNLFWHDVNVKEINTLSEYVEKNGKFENGKLKLPHNPEIKEILLKLGALHTVTGGNCVLDRYGYALVRCLGLEVKEGEIVRRVALQQDAQEPVSYVSLLAGVKIKAKSPTRIGTRMARPEKASERKMSPPVRVLFPIGTEGGTQRLFNDVEKDRIVVDIEIRVCEKCKTKQPLPVCANCGGKTKTTGTHGHLEINIHQLLEAAKKKIGGCPSGIKLKGVIGLVSKNKTPEIIEKGLLRAIHNVYVFRDGTVRYDMTDIPLTHFKLREIGLSIEKARELGYTKDYTGKEIVNEEQIIELLPQDIVPSSKCGDYLVKVAGFIDDLLEKVYNLPRFYNVKTREDLIGHLVVGLAPHTSVGVLGRIIGYTDVDACYAHPYYHAAKRRNCDGDEDSVMLLMDALLNFSFSYLPVTRGGLMDAPLVLTTRIKPDEIDKEVLNMDTYFVPPLALYRAAERFEHPKKLEIENVGRRVGTGEEYCNLGFVFDTTDISAGPRTTRYKTLETMWDKVMNTIELYEKLAGIDLPDGVRRVIEYHFMPDIAGNLKKFTTQGFRCPKCGEKYRRMTLTGKCTKVTNGEKCDGLLIFTVSEGSVKKYLQLVQELMNKFPTDQYLSQRFKLVDEAIYSIFGKGINEASGQEKECKVGLDKFM